In the genome of Chryseobacterium oryzae, one region contains:
- a CDS encoding LutC/YkgG family protein, with the protein MTKEELLNSVKENLVNREKVDYPLVPDFKKSNVNLKEVFEKNAKLAAVDFYDVGSVEEAQEIMRNKLPDAKVVCSATQEWLGNKEINVQKPADLNDVDLGVFRAEFGVAEMGMVWVTEKSLVTDSIGFLSQHLAVLLDPDDITENMHTAYKIANFPDAHYGCFMMGPSATADIGAVLVHGAQGARTLTLFFLKKP; encoded by the coding sequence ATGACTAAAGAAGAGTTATTAAATAGTGTGAAGGAGAATCTGGTTAACAGAGAAAAAGTAGATTATCCTCTCGTGCCGGATTTTAAAAAATCGAATGTTAACCTGAAAGAAGTGTTCGAAAAGAACGCCAAATTGGCGGCCGTCGATTTCTATGATGTAGGATCTGTGGAAGAAGCTCAGGAGATTATGCGGAATAAGCTTCCCGATGCCAAGGTGGTATGTTCTGCAACACAGGAATGGCTGGGAAATAAAGAGATTAATGTTCAAAAACCGGCAGATCTTAATGATGTTGATTTGGGCGTTTTCCGTGCCGAATTTGGCGTGGCAGAAATGGGAATGGTTTGGGTTACCGAAAAATCTCTCGTTACCGATTCTATTGGTTTTTTATCCCAACATTTGGCGGTGTTGCTGGATCCGGATGATATCACCGAAAATATGCATACCGCTTACAAGATTGCCAATTTCCCGGACGCTCATTATGGATGCTTTATGATGGGGCCTTCTGCGACGGCAGACATTGGTGCTGTCTTAGTTCACGGTGCTCAAGGTGCAAGAACTTTGACACTTTTCTTTCTAAAAAAGCCTTAG